From a single Halanaerobiales bacterium genomic region:
- a CDS encoding ABC transporter permease translates to MLNYIIRRTLSTIPIIIGVVLVVFILTTIVPGDPARIMMGQRGDPDTIKMIREEMGLDKPIPVQLVNFYKDVFTFDLGRSYRNNMTVIQSIRIRLPVTAKLAFGGMAIAVVFGMFLGILSSTHQYTYIDYSSMIFALLGMSSPVYFVGLLSVLLFANYLGWIPGTGLGNGEFIYFVLPIIVLGVRPMALITRLTRSTMLEVIHQDYVTTARSKGLKERTVIYKHALKNALIPVVTIIGLQTASLLSGVILTETIFSLPGLGRLAVQSVINRDFPIIRGIVLFMALVFVVANLLVDLSYGLFDPRIRYE, encoded by the coding sequence ATGTTAAATTATATTATTAGACGAACTTTATCTACTATTCCAATAATTATAGGAGTAGTTCTAGTTGTTTTTATTTTGACTACTATTGTTCCTGGTGATCCTGCTCGGATAATGATGGGGCAGAGAGGAGATCCAGATACTATAAAAATGATTAGGGAAGAAATGGGACTTGATAAACCAATTCCTGTCCAATTGGTAAATTTTTATAAAGATGTTTTCACATTTGATCTTGGTCGATCTTATCGGAATAATATGACTGTTATTCAGTCAATAAGAATAAGATTACCAGTAACAGCTAAATTAGCTTTTGGAGGAATGGCAATTGCTGTCGTTTTTGGTATGTTTTTAGGTATTTTATCGAGTACCCACCAATATACTTATATAGATTATTCAAGTATGATTTTTGCTTTACTTGGAATGTCCTCTCCAGTTTATTTTGTGGGGTTATTATCAGTTTTATTATTTGCAAATTATCTGGGATGGATACCTGGTACAGGTCTTGGTAATGGAGAATTTATTTATTTTGTTTTACCGATAATCGTTTTAGGAGTTAGACCAATGGCCTTAATTACTCGTCTTACTCGTTCAACTATGTTAGAGGTAATTCACCAGGATTATGTAACAACAGCTAGATCTAAAGGTTTAAAGGAAAGAACTGTTATTTATAAGCATGCTTTAAAAAATGCTTTGATTCCTGTAGTTACTATAATTGGTTTACAGACTGCCAGTTTATTAAGTGGTGTAATATTAACAGAAACAATTTTTTCTCTTCCAGGTCTGGGAAGATTGGCAGTTCAATCTGTAATCAATCGTGATTTTCCAATTATTAGAGGTATTGTTTTATTTATGGCTTTAGTATTTGTAGTGGCAAATTTATTAGTTGATTTATCTTATGGATTATTTGATCCTAGAATTCGTTATGAATAA
- a CDS encoding ABC transporter substrate-binding protein: MSRKIITLLLVGLLVGGLSVSALAAGHHYGGVWKDALMSNPPDLDPAQATDTTSSEMIYQMFETLVEYNNAGEVSPLLAKSWEISDDGLVYTFHLRDDVYFHETIEGGTPTANGGRKVTAEDWVWTLNHIVNPETQSPRAYFIDMVVGYQEFRDGETDHLTGVRAVDEYTLEMTIDRPFAPFLSVMTYNTFSVMPKEDVEKWGEEWNFHPVGTGAYKFEKWDQDSLIAMTKNENYWMTDEEGNSLPYMDRLEFRIIEDLTMMWNEFEIGNIYQTQVDDPFYNTAKEKYGDNYMERPWLGTYYYGMNIEKEPFDDVKVRQAMNYAINREAMIDIVMNGRATPAKGVLPPTMFGYNPDLEGYSYNPEKAKELLAEAGYPDGIEVTLQYNTSTGHKRIAEALQAQYSQVGVDINLQNVDWGTHLDSVERGEVPFFRMGWVADYNDPDNFLYVLLNSENIGPRGNYSRYNNPAFDEWTKQGRIQTDPEVRKEVYQKAEQLVVEDAPWVFIYHYTTHSLIQPFVENYELPSFGQYSNKFRDVWLNQ; encoded by the coding sequence AATGAGTAACCCACCTGATTTAGATCCAGCTCAGGCTACAGATACAACTTCATCTGAAATGATATATCAGATGTTTGAAACACTGGTAGAGTATAATAATGCTGGAGAAGTATCACCTTTATTGGCTAAATCATGGGAAATTTCAGATGATGGTTTAGTATATACTTTCCATTTAAGAGATGATGTATATTTCCATGAAACAATAGAAGGTGGCACACCTACTGCTAATGGTGGAAGAAAAGTAACAGCTGAGGATTGGGTATGGACTTTAAATCATATTGTTAATCCTGAAACCCAGTCTCCAAGAGCCTATTTTATAGATATGGTTGTTGGATATCAGGAATTTAGAGATGGAGAAACAGATCATTTAACTGGTGTTAGAGCAGTTGATGAATATACTTTAGAAATGACTATTGATCGTCCTTTCGCTCCATTTTTAAGTGTAATGACTTATAATACTTTTAGTGTAATGCCAAAAGAAGATGTGGAAAAATGGGGAGAAGAATGGAACTTCCATCCTGTAGGAACAGGAGCCTATAAATTTGAAAAATGGGATCAGGATTCACTAATAGCAATGACTAAAAATGAAAATTACTGGATGACTGATGAAGAAGGTAATTCTTTACCTTATATGGATAGACTTGAATTTAGAATTATTGAAGATTTAACAATGATGTGGAATGAGTTTGAAATAGGTAATATATATCAAACACAGGTAGATGATCCATTCTATAATACTGCCAAAGAAAAATATGGGGATAATTATATGGAAAGACCATGGTTAGGAACTTATTATTATGGTATGAATATTGAAAAAGAACCTTTTGATGATGTAAAAGTAAGACAGGCAATGAACTATGCTATTAACAGAGAGGCTATGATTGATATAGTAATGAATGGTAGAGCAACACCTGCAAAAGGTGTTTTACCTCCTACTATGTTCGGTTATAACCCTGATCTTGAAGGTTATAGTTATAATCCAGAAAAAGCAAAAGAATTGTTGGCAGAAGCTGGATACCCAGATGGTATTGAAGTAACACTTCAATATAATACCAGTACTGGACATAAAAGAATTGCTGAAGCACTTCAGGCTCAATATTCTCAGGTTGGAGTAGATATAAATCTACAGAATGTTGACTGGGGTACTCACCTAGATTCTGTTGAAAGAGGAGAAGTTCCTTTCTTTAGAATGGGTTGGGTTGCAGACTATAATGATCCTGATAACTTCCTATATGTATTGCTTAACTCAGAAAATATAGGCCCTAGAGGTAACTATTCACGTTACAATAATCCTGCTTTTGATGAGTGGACAAAACAGGGAAGAATTCAGACTGATCCTGAAGTAAGAAAAGAAGTATATCAAAAGGCTGAACAATTAGTTGTAGAAGATGCTCCTTGGGTATTTATTTATCACTATACAACTCATTCTTTAATACAGCCATTTGTTGAAAACTATGAATTACCTAGTTTTGGCCAATATTCAAATAAATTTAGAGATGTCTGGTTAAATCAATAG
- a CDS encoding ABC transporter permease — protein sequence MKEKKKQEKSNREKASSLLRDAWKSLRKNKLALFGMGIVIFFIVIAVFAPYITPYDPVEQLIWTEGASAKLAPPSSEHWMGTDLYGRDILTRVIYGARISLQISIAAMGLSVFIGIIMGTLAGYYGGVVDDVISWLINVLYAFPFLLFIIAIVAYFPPSLVLTFSAISLVYWMSIARVVRGQVFSIKEKEYIESARALGVSDLKIMFKHILPNVIAPVIVQGTLGMGSIILIEASLTYLGFGTQPPTPSWGYMISAGQGYLKNGQWWWGVFPGIAIILTVLGFNLFGDGLRDALDPKN from the coding sequence TTGAAAGAAAAAAAGAAACAGGAAAAAAGTAATAGAGAAAAAGCCAGTTCACTTTTACGGGATGCCTGGAAAAGTCTAAGAAAAAATAAATTAGCTCTTTTTGGAATGGGAATTGTTATATTTTTTATTGTAATAGCGGTTTTTGCACCATATATAACACCATATGATCCGGTAGAACAATTAATTTGGACAGAAGGAGCTTCTGCAAAATTAGCTCCTCCTTCTAGTGAACATTGGATGGGAACAGATTTATATGGTCGTGATATTTTGACCAGAGTTATTTATGGAGCGAGAATTTCACTTCAAATTTCAATAGCAGCAATGGGTTTATCAGTTTTTATTGGAATAATTATGGGTACTCTGGCAGGTTATTATGGAGGAGTAGTTGATGATGTAATAAGCTGGCTTATAAATGTTTTATATGCATTTCCATTTTTACTCTTTATTATTGCAATAGTAGCTTATTTTCCACCAAGTTTAGTTCTAACATTTTCAGCTATAAGTTTAGTTTACTGGATGTCGATTGCCAGGGTTGTAAGAGGCCAGGTTTTTTCTATAAAAGAAAAGGAATATATAGAATCAGCTCGGGCTTTAGGAGTAAGTGATCTTAAAATAATGTTTAAGCATATATTACCTAATGTTATTGCACCTGTGATTGTTCAGGGAACACTTGGTATGGGAAGCATTATTTTAATTGAAGCTTCATTAACTTATCTTGGATTTGGAACCCAACCTCCTACTCCTAGTTGGGGATATATGATTTCTGCAGGTCAGGGATATTTAAAAAATGGACAATGGTGGTGGGGAGTTTTTCCTGGGATTGCAATTATTTTAACTGTTTTAGGATTTAATTTATTTGGTGACGGTCTACGTGATGCTCTTGATCCCAAAAATTAA
- a CDS encoding mechanosensitive ion channel family protein: MENLEYIVFNNSIYNYLISFLIIIIGNLFLKVFRIYFWDNLTKYLKKISENLANFVDDILQNKIFPLVNILLFYIAFIRLDFSNLIHRILEMILFAAALFYIIQIIQELLIYSLKKYWNKKQKDVYQSKMLQFIIMIIRIFIWIIGLIVLLENMDIEVAGLLTGLGISGIAIAFASQKVLADIFSYFTIFFDRPFDIGDFIIIGEHKGTVEHIGLKTTRIKSLSGEELVFSNNDLTNSRISNYGKMKERRINFKIGVVYSTPLEKVKEIPGIIENIINNVEKTTFDRAHFSSYGDFSLIFEAVYYVKDSDYKVYMDIQEEINLGIKKKFEELNIELAYPTQSIHLNNNSDKVISKNLKDEVE, encoded by the coding sequence ATGGAGAATTTAGAATATATTGTTTTTAATAATTCTATTTATAATTATTTAATTTCATTTTTAATAATAATTATTGGTAATTTATTTTTAAAAGTATTTAGAATATATTTTTGGGATAATTTGACTAAATATCTGAAAAAAATTTCTGAAAATCTTGCTAATTTTGTAGATGATATATTACAAAATAAAATTTTTCCCTTAGTTAATATTTTGCTTTTTTATATTGCTTTTATAAGATTGGATTTTAGTAATCTTATTCATAGAATTTTGGAAATGATTTTATTTGCAGCTGCTTTATTTTATATTATCCAGATTATTCAGGAACTTCTTATTTATAGTTTGAAAAAATACTGGAATAAAAAACAAAAAGATGTTTATCAAAGTAAAATGTTGCAATTTATAATTATGATTATTAGAATTTTTATCTGGATCATAGGTTTAATAGTATTATTAGAAAATATGGATATTGAAGTTGCTGGTTTACTTACTGGTTTAGGTATTAGTGGTATTGCTATAGCTTTTGCATCTCAAAAAGTTCTGGCTGATATTTTTAGTTATTTTACTATCTTTTTTGATAGACCATTTGATATTGGAGATTTTATTATAATTGGTGAACATAAAGGTACAGTAGAACATATAGGTTTAAAAACAACCAGAATAAAAAGTCTAAGTGGAGAAGAATTAGTATTTTCTAATAATGATTTAACTAATTCAAGAATAAGTAATTATGGTAAAATGAAAGAAAGACGGATTAATTTCAAAATAGGTGTTGTTTATTCAACTCCTTTAGAAAAAGTCAAAGAAATTCCCGGAATTATAGAAAATATAATTAATAATGTTGAGAAAACTACTTTTGATAGGGCTCATTTTAGTAGTTATGGGGATTTTAGTCTTATATTTGAAGCAGTTTATTATGTTAAAGATAGTGATTACAAAGTATATATGGATATTCAGGAAGAAATTAATTTAGGAATCAAAAAGAAATTTGAAGAATTGAATATTGAACTTGCCTATCCTACTCAAAGTATTCATTTAAATAATAATTCTGACAAAGTTATTTCTAAAAATTTAAAAGATGAGGTGGAATAA